A window from Staphylococcus succinus encodes these proteins:
- a CDS encoding GTP-binding protein has translation MNNIPVTVLSGYLGSGKTTIMNNVLNNRQNLKIAVIVNDMSEINIDKDLIADGGGISRTDEKLIELSNGCICCTLREDLLKEVEYLCKKGGIDQIIIESTGISEPVPVAQTFSYMDEDMGIDLSKLCRLDTMVTVVDANRFINDIRSEDLLIDRQQGVSAEDERTIADLLIDQIEFCNVLILNKTDLVSSKELEKLITVLRKLQPEAKFISTTFGQVDIKDVLNTKRFDYETSSNSAGWLRELTNGGHAHHAPETEEYGISSMVYSRTLPFHAARFNHWLEHLDKNIVRTKGIVWLAQYNQVACLLSQAGSAIDLKPVTYWVAAMEASKQRLILKERDDVRENWDIQYGDRHTQFVIIGTDLDEEKITKELDNCLLNSTEIEQNWGTLKDPYHWSIQ, from the coding sequence ATGAATAACATACCAGTTACCGTATTAAGTGGTTATCTAGGATCAGGTAAAACGACAATAATGAATAATGTATTAAATAATCGCCAAAATTTAAAAATCGCTGTAATTGTTAATGATATGAGTGAAATTAATATTGATAAAGATTTAATTGCAGATGGTGGAGGGATTTCTCGTACAGATGAGAAATTAATTGAATTATCTAATGGTTGTATTTGTTGTACACTACGTGAAGATTTACTTAAAGAAGTTGAGTACCTATGTAAAAAGGGAGGGATAGATCAAATCATTATCGAGTCAACAGGTATTTCAGAACCTGTCCCAGTTGCGCAAACATTTTCGTATATGGACGAAGATATGGGTATCGACTTATCAAAATTATGTCGTCTAGATACCATGGTTACAGTAGTTGATGCCAATCGTTTTATAAATGATATTCGTTCAGAGGATTTACTTATAGATAGACAACAAGGCGTGAGCGCTGAGGATGAACGGACAATTGCCGATTTATTAATTGACCAAATTGAATTTTGTAATGTCTTAATATTAAACAAAACAGATTTAGTTAGCTCAAAGGAATTAGAAAAACTTATAACTGTGTTGCGAAAACTACAGCCTGAAGCAAAGTTCATTAGTACAACTTTTGGTCAAGTAGATATAAAAGATGTGTTAAATACTAAACGCTTTGATTATGAAACATCCAGTAACTCGGCAGGTTGGCTACGAGAACTGACAAATGGCGGTCACGCGCACCACGCACCAGAAACTGAAGAATACGGTATTTCTTCAATGGTTTATAGTAGGACTTTACCTTTTCATGCCGCCCGCTTCAATCACTGGTTGGAACATCTTGATAAAAATATCGTCCGTACTAAAGGTATTGTCTGGCTAGCTCAATACAATCAAGTTGCTTGCCTACTTTCACAAGCGGGCTCAGCAATCGACTTAAAGCCCGTGACATACTGGGTAGCAGCTATGGAAGCTTCTAAACAACGTTTGATCCTAAAAGAACGAGACGATGTAAGAGAAAATTGGGACATTCAATATGGAGACAGACATACTCAGTTTGTCATTATCGGAACCGATTTAGATGAAGAAAAAATAACAAAGGAGCTTGATAATTGTTTACTAAATTCAACTGAAATTGAGCAGAATTGGGGTACGCTTAAAGACCCTTATCATTGGAGCATACAATAA
- a CDS encoding CobW family GTP-binding protein, with the protein MEIVIIGGFLGGGKTTVLNHLIQEALNNGKKPAVLMNEFGEKSVDSYLINRNIQVNEIVNGCICCELKTDVTKQLHEIYMTFKPDIVFIECSGIAHPSEVLDACLTPVLAPFSKVISILGVLDAHLYYNLEKLPKRIQKLVDVQLQHCSNILLNKVDLLNSEKILEILNVLKRKHPKIKCFITKYGDIKIQNITIAEEEKWIKKSDDQIFHGSIGHCLYQFSSNWHKNDFIHWIQNLPSYVYRVKGFIDFGENGLKSQIQYANNQLNIQTTDLNVDNYIVIIGHNINNDEIIRSIKQSKKDI; encoded by the coding sequence ATGGAAATTGTTATTATCGGTGGATTTTTAGGCGGGGGAAAAACCACAGTTTTGAACCATTTAATTCAAGAAGCACTGAATAACGGTAAGAAACCAGCAGTACTTATGAATGAATTCGGTGAAAAAAGTGTAGATAGTTATTTGATAAATCGTAATATACAGGTTAATGAAATCGTAAATGGATGTATATGCTGCGAATTAAAGACGGATGTCACAAAACAATTACATGAAATTTATATGACTTTTAAACCTGATATTGTCTTTATAGAATGTAGTGGTATAGCGCATCCAAGTGAGGTATTAGACGCATGCTTAACGCCTGTACTTGCGCCATTCTCAAAGGTCATAAGTATCCTTGGCGTATTAGATGCCCATTTATATTATAACTTAGAGAAATTACCGAAAAGGATACAAAAGTTAGTAGATGTCCAGTTACAACATTGTTCAAATATACTTCTAAATAAAGTTGATTTATTAAACTCAGAGAAAATATTGGAAATATTGAATGTACTAAAGCGTAAACATCCCAAAATTAAATGCTTTATAACAAAATATGGTGACATTAAGATACAAAATATAACAATAGCTGAAGAAGAAAAATGGATTAAAAAAAGTGATGATCAAATTTTTCATGGGAGTATAGGTCACTGTTTATATCAATTTTCATCGAATTGGCATAAAAATGATTTTATACATTGGATACAAAATTTACCATCATACGTGTATAGAGTTAAAGGATTTATAGATTTTGGTGAGAACGGCTTGAAAAGTCAGATTCAGTATGCAAATAATCAGTTAAATATACAAACGACAGATTTGAATGTGGATAATTATATTGTCATTATAGGCCACAATATAAATAATGACGAAATTATTAGATCAATTAAGCAATCTAAAAAAGATATATAA